A genomic segment from Actinoplanes sichuanensis encodes:
- a CDS encoding LysR family transcriptional regulator, with translation MTPTQLRAYSAVVRCGSVKQAAAQLEVSESAVSLHIGQLRKELGDQLFSRTANGLSFTPGGLRLASRATELLGLQDITVLEVSSAGQGRRLLRVGASSLFAEHAAPGLIELFASRAADLDVELSVRNPGSFVEALIERSIDIAIGPPPTLPDPAVRCRPVMYYKVVVVAGPDHPLAGTQPTPRQLRDQTWLLGPSAAADRGAIPTLLRRLGVPDDRQQIFQSHAAAIEEAKRGRGVAAALSFTVAPEIRKGHLVQFCGPHAALEEVWHSLTLAEAGKPSAAAELARFASTPRAIQAMMRGSGVNVARFKPSIHVTLWS, from the coding sequence GTGACCCCCACACAGTTGCGTGCCTACTCCGCCGTCGTCCGATGCGGCTCGGTGAAGCAGGCGGCGGCGCAGCTCGAGGTCTCCGAATCCGCGGTGTCGCTGCACATCGGACAACTCCGCAAAGAACTCGGCGATCAGCTCTTCTCGCGGACGGCGAACGGGCTCTCCTTCACACCGGGCGGGCTGCGGCTCGCCAGCCGGGCCACCGAACTGCTCGGATTGCAGGACATCACGGTGCTGGAGGTCAGCTCCGCCGGGCAGGGGCGGCGACTGCTGCGGGTCGGCGCGTCGTCGTTGTTCGCCGAGCACGCCGCGCCGGGGCTGATCGAGCTCTTCGCGAGCCGGGCCGCCGACCTGGACGTCGAGTTGAGTGTGCGCAACCCGGGCTCGTTCGTGGAGGCGCTGATCGAACGCAGCATCGACATCGCGATCGGGCCGCCGCCGACGCTCCCGGACCCGGCAGTGCGGTGCCGGCCGGTCATGTACTACAAGGTCGTCGTCGTGGCCGGGCCTGATCATCCACTCGCCGGGACCCAGCCGACACCGCGGCAGCTGCGCGACCAGACGTGGCTCCTCGGCCCGTCGGCCGCCGCCGACCGCGGCGCCATCCCGACTCTGTTGCGACGGCTCGGGGTGCCGGACGACCGGCAGCAGATCTTCCAGAGCCACGCGGCCGCCATCGAGGAGGCCAAACGCGGCCGCGGGGTGGCGGCGGCGTTGTCCTTCACCGTGGCGCCCGAGATACGCAAGGGACACCTCGTCCAGTTCTGCGGCCCGCATGCGGCCCTCGAGGAAGTGTGGCACTCGCTGACGCTGGCCGAGGCCGGCAAGCCGTCGGCCGCCGCCGAGCTGGCCCGTTTCGCGTCGACGCCGCGGGCCATCCAGGCGATGATGCGCGGTAGTGGGGTCAACGTGGCCCGTTTCAAGCCGTCGATTCATGTCACCCTCTGGAGTTGA